One Psychrobacillus glaciei genomic region harbors:
- a CDS encoding GAF domain-containing protein, with amino-acid sequence MFREQTRYSRLANITKIINTKLELREVLQHVTIAISEEIVQCNSVGIYLPQKDGTFRGFAGKPESMNGITLDTQVIDPELDLLAKEVIETKKTIYIPDTSKDNRPDPRSVDAFQIKSLLALPISFEQELFGLVFLFDYGTPMNLTDSEIQSVEAYVNMAAVAIQNANNLTQKEKILAEKQLLLNITRDLSMCSSIQECLDKCFFYLGKMLDSQHIAAHLLDPFEKTTIRLTRTSKECDWTELDWMEIRRNIRKDKSYEAMIQEVIKTKKVTHITSVDTKHLLMIPLVSMGEVLAVIVVVYLEGKANNYDESQIQLAQSIVNATAPTFSNLLYMDQLESMVVERTRELATANEKVTSVIEGITDGFFALNKEWEFTYINKHQYLPLGKTAKDVLGKNVWGIFPKDVGRVIYKELHRAMSERIQVQFEMLSPYDGYWHEVVAYPYDDGICCLLKNITEKKKYEKELRRLSNLDLIGQMAAGISHEIRNPMTTVRGFLQLLRKEVKFEKHIDYFNLMIEELDRANSIITEFLSVGNIRTSELQMLDLNSIIHDITPLIEIDAFNQNKSVRFDTQDIPELLLNRNEIRQLILNLYRNGLEAMIAGKLLTISTYKEGGNCVVLAVRDQGEGINLDILEKLGTPFYTTKDNGTGLGLGICYAIAARHNAEIDIQTGIEGTTFLVKFKI; translated from the coding sequence ATGTTTAGGGAGCAGACAAGATATTCAAGGCTTGCGAATATAACAAAAATAATAAATACGAAGTTGGAACTACGTGAAGTATTACAACATGTAACAATAGCGATATCGGAAGAAATTGTTCAATGCAATTCTGTCGGTATTTATTTACCTCAAAAAGATGGAACATTCAGAGGTTTTGCAGGAAAACCAGAGAGCATGAATGGCATAACGCTCGATACGCAGGTAATTGATCCTGAATTAGACTTATTGGCCAAAGAAGTGATTGAAACTAAAAAAACTATTTACATCCCAGATACTTCAAAAGATAATAGGCCAGATCCGAGATCGGTCGATGCCTTTCAAATTAAATCTTTATTAGCTCTTCCTATCTCATTTGAACAAGAGTTATTTGGTTTAGTGTTCTTATTTGATTATGGAACTCCTATGAACTTAACAGATTCAGAAATTCAAAGTGTTGAAGCTTATGTGAATATGGCTGCAGTTGCCATTCAAAACGCGAATAATTTAACGCAAAAGGAAAAAATTCTTGCAGAAAAGCAGTTATTACTTAACATCACGCGAGACTTATCGATGTGTTCTTCCATACAAGAATGTCTCGATAAATGTTTTTTCTACTTAGGAAAAATGTTAGATAGCCAACATATTGCTGCCCATCTTCTTGATCCATTTGAAAAAACAACCATTAGATTAACAAGGACTAGTAAGGAATGCGATTGGACAGAATTGGATTGGATGGAAATTCGCCGAAACATAAGAAAGGATAAAAGCTACGAAGCTATGATCCAAGAGGTTATAAAAACAAAAAAAGTAACGCACATTACAAGTGTTGATACAAAGCACTTGCTTATGATTCCATTGGTTTCAATGGGAGAAGTATTAGCGGTAATAGTCGTCGTCTATTTAGAGGGGAAAGCTAACAATTACGATGAGTCTCAAATTCAACTGGCACAATCTATCGTTAATGCTACAGCCCCAACGTTTTCCAACTTGTTATATATGGACCAACTCGAAAGCATGGTAGTAGAGCGGACAAGGGAGCTAGCTACTGCTAATGAAAAAGTGACAAGTGTTATTGAAGGTATAACAGATGGGTTCTTTGCTTTAAATAAAGAATGGGAATTTACTTATATAAATAAACATCAATATTTACCGCTTGGAAAAACGGCAAAAGACGTATTAGGTAAGAATGTATGGGGAATATTCCCGAAAGATGTAGGTAGGGTCATTTATAAAGAGCTCCATCGTGCAATGTCAGAGCGTATTCAAGTACAATTCGAAATGCTTTCACCCTATGACGGTTATTGGCACGAAGTAGTAGCCTACCCTTATGACGACGGTATCTGTTGTCTGCTTAAAAATATAACGGAAAAAAAGAAATATGAAAAGGAATTGAGAAGGTTGTCCAACTTGGATTTAATTGGGCAAATGGCGGCAGGAATCAGCCATGAGATTAGAAATCCAATGACTACGGTACGAGGATTCTTGCAATTACTAAGAAAAGAGGTCAAGTTTGAAAAACATATAGATTATTTCAATCTAATGATTGAAGAACTGGACCGTGCCAATTCGATTATTACGGAATTTCTCTCAGTGGGTAATATAAGGACATCCGAATTACAGATGTTAGATTTAAATTCCATTATCCATGATATTACACCTTTAATAGAGATTGATGCGTTCAATCAAAATAAAAGTGTTCGATTCGATACGCAAGACATTCCAGAATTGCTTTTAAATCGTAATGAGATACGACAATTAATCTTAAACCTATACCGTAATGGCTTAGAAGCGATGATTGCAGGGAAATTACTAACTATTAGCACCTACAAGGAAGGTGGGAATTGTGTCGTTCTTGCAGTGCGGGATCAAGGAGAAGGAATCAATCTCGATATATTAGAGAAACTCGGTACGCCATTCTACACAACTAAAGATAATGGTACAGGCTTGGGGCTAGGTATATGCTATGCCATTGCTGCCCGTCATAATGCGGAAATCGATATTCAAACTGGGATAGAAGGTACCACTTTTTTGGTTAAGTTTAAAATTTAA
- a CDS encoding ATP-binding cassette domain-containing protein, producing the protein MKINQLIANNINKLDAALPVDKSLGIAGLSGSGKTTFCQTIGEESKKRLVSLLPKAEYQYLFPNIMETNFSAIKMEEMPLVLFLGKSSISSNPRSTIGTHTGVFKEIRVRLAEEFNLSPEVFSFNNELGWCPACKGRGTTKNIECKKCEGKRYNPEVEQHKIEVLNQPHSISDINNLSIETILSLREELHISEAKQHILQNILNMNIGYLTLNRIMGTLSGGEITRLYLAEFMATSENTVIIIDEISVGLDHQTLLKILEEIKQLGYKNQIWLIDHSDTVLNTSEEQLFFGPGSGKYGGKIVEESPRPQPITSERNKEVPTEYYQFQDLYCRNIQMKEIQIPKNRIVTFTGESGCGKSTLVNECIAKDFQKRYAKDKLVIVGQDRNQSITSRSTVATFLDIKRKLTKYSEDIEDIFQRSIEDIIEELPNEDIAHKRLSLLIKLGLGYLTLERKTQSLSTGEFQCVHLVSELFANSRNPHTLFIFDEPSKGLSQNILNQFIDSARVILQDESVSIMMIEHNAYMIDNSDFIVDFGNRQIAPVQQLDVVSHDEYYSRQNGPGKVAPLQISSTLNQPNGINYLTENHIAYFKNAENVYKGGILKSLSSMARLIYGEYETDIIAPVIAIDLERHLYSQYSFLYELGGVINHIVAAHPTNKDTRSFDFYHQDNHCPCCSGRRVIEKFDFEVVLQDKTVPFWDGQLHADVMEVLKFYQFSKLEFLFEEIKNELGQDISKSFNDMTEAEKHTFLYGYWENSFYDKEGKTRRIWEGFNLIIGRYIFVSKSIIKEHIKESKTMITCPVCEGTVLNHHKKLKFGDTDIREVINQPLDQVIKTVGNLQQLEKLKDIVGGDMTLSEDVSLLPREMQVALKMFELEQASFSHYEMVLQNVLPFWSSVSNNIETIGMKNRITICDFDNITETRETIIDKYFTNGKYKKLTYVYEALGYKKIVTLINKVRKSNPCPFCNGKKAITEENLHDGVFKLTIPCVTCNETGVNNEGLKEMVEGIDVETWLTGTVSDVVTESLNSEAVADIPIFNRIRELNKREMMAVYEFLEQNN; encoded by the coding sequence ATGAAAATCAATCAATTAATTGCGAACAATATTAACAAATTAGATGCAGCACTACCAGTAGATAAATCGTTAGGAATTGCTGGTTTATCTGGATCTGGTAAAACAACATTTTGTCAAACTATTGGTGAAGAATCCAAGAAGCGTCTCGTTTCTTTATTGCCAAAAGCCGAATATCAGTATTTATTTCCTAACATTATGGAAACTAATTTTAGTGCTATAAAGATGGAAGAAATGCCTTTAGTACTTTTTCTCGGAAAATCATCCATTTCTTCAAATCCACGCTCAACGATTGGCACCCATACAGGTGTTTTTAAAGAGATTCGCGTACGACTTGCGGAAGAATTTAATCTTTCTCCAGAGGTTTTTTCATTTAATAATGAATTAGGATGGTGTCCTGCATGTAAAGGACGCGGGACTACGAAAAATATCGAATGTAAAAAGTGTGAGGGCAAGCGTTATAATCCAGAAGTGGAGCAACATAAGATAGAAGTATTGAATCAACCACATAGTATTTCCGATATTAACAATTTAAGTATTGAAACGATTCTTTCACTTAGAGAAGAATTACATATTAGTGAAGCCAAACAGCATATTCTTCAAAATATACTCAATATGAATATTGGTTACTTAACATTAAATCGTATTATGGGTACGTTATCAGGTGGAGAAATAACACGACTTTACTTGGCGGAATTTATGGCAACAAGTGAAAATACGGTTATTATAATTGATGAAATTTCAGTAGGTCTAGACCACCAAACACTATTGAAGATTTTAGAAGAGATTAAACAATTGGGCTACAAGAATCAGATTTGGCTCATTGATCATTCTGACACGGTGCTTAACACATCGGAAGAACAATTATTCTTTGGACCTGGAAGTGGAAAATACGGTGGGAAAATTGTAGAAGAATCCCCACGACCACAACCAATCACTTCGGAAAGAAATAAAGAAGTGCCAACAGAATACTATCAATTTCAAGATCTTTACTGCCGTAATATTCAAATGAAAGAAATTCAGATTCCTAAAAATAGAATTGTCACTTTTACGGGGGAATCAGGATGTGGGAAGTCTACACTTGTTAATGAGTGTATTGCCAAAGACTTTCAGAAGCGCTATGCAAAAGATAAACTCGTAATTGTTGGGCAAGATCGAAACCAATCGATTACTAGTAGGTCTACAGTTGCGACGTTTCTTGATATTAAAAGGAAACTTACAAAATATAGTGAAGATATTGAAGATATTTTTCAGCGTTCGATTGAAGATATTATTGAAGAACTACCAAATGAAGATATTGCTCATAAACGCTTGAGCTTATTGATCAAACTTGGACTTGGCTATTTGACGTTGGAAAGAAAAACACAGTCGTTATCAACGGGTGAATTTCAATGTGTTCATTTAGTTTCTGAGCTGTTTGCTAACTCGAGAAACCCACATACGCTCTTTATTTTTGACGAGCCTTCCAAAGGTTTATCACAAAATATTTTAAATCAATTCATTGATAGTGCAAGGGTCATTCTGCAAGATGAATCAGTCTCTATTATGATGATTGAGCATAATGCTTATATGATAGACAACTCTGATTTTATCGTTGATTTTGGTAACAGACAGATTGCACCTGTCCAGCAACTTGATGTTGTCAGTCATGATGAGTATTATAGCAGGCAAAACGGTCCAGGTAAGGTAGCGCCATTGCAAATTTCTTCTACGCTAAATCAACCTAATGGTATTAATTACTTAACAGAAAACCATATTGCCTATTTTAAAAATGCAGAAAACGTCTATAAGGGCGGTATTTTAAAAAGCTTATCCTCCATGGCCCGTTTGATTTACGGTGAATATGAAACGGACATAATTGCACCCGTTATCGCGATAGACTTGGAACGCCATTTGTATAGTCAATATAGTTTTCTTTATGAACTTGGCGGCGTGATCAACCATATTGTAGCTGCTCATCCGACCAATAAAGATACGAGAAGCTTTGATTTCTATCATCAAGACAATCATTGCCCGTGCTGTTCGGGCCGTCGAGTGATTGAAAAATTTGATTTTGAAGTTGTTCTTCAGGATAAAACCGTGCCATTTTGGGATGGTCAATTACATGCAGACGTAATGGAAGTTTTAAAATTTTATCAGTTTTCAAAATTAGAATTCCTCTTTGAAGAAATTAAAAATGAACTCGGTCAGGATATAAGCAAAAGTTTTAATGATATGACAGAAGCTGAAAAGCATACCTTTTTATACGGGTATTGGGAAAATTCATTTTATGATAAAGAAGGCAAGACAAGGAGGATTTGGGAAGGCTTTAATTTAATCATTGGACGCTATATATTTGTATCGAAATCAATTATTAAAGAGCATATAAAAGAATCCAAAACGATGATTACATGTCCAGTCTGCGAAGGAACTGTACTAAACCACCATAAAAAGCTGAAATTTGGCGACACGGATATTCGTGAGGTTATTAACCAGCCACTTGATCAAGTAATAAAAACAGTTGGCAACTTACAGCAACTAGAAAAATTAAAAGACATTGTCGGCGGTGATATGACTTTAAGCGAAGATGTTTCCCTTTTACCGAGAGAAATGCAAGTAGCTCTGAAAATGTTTGAATTGGAGCAGGCTAGCTTTTCCCACTATGAAATGGTTTTACAAAATGTACTGCCATTCTGGAGCAGTGTTAGCAACAATATCGAAACTATCGGTATGAAAAATCGGATTACCATCTGTGATTTTGACAATATCACAGAAACGAGAGAAACGATCATTGATAAGTACTTCACGAATGGAAAATACAAGAAGCTGACGTATGTCTATGAAGCGTTAGGTTACAAAAAGATTGTCACGCTAATAAATAAGGTTAGAAAAAGCAATCCATGTCCATTCTGTAATGGAAAGAAAGCTATTACAGAGGAAAATCTCCATGATGGCGTATTTAAGCTGACGATACCTTGTGTAACGTGTAATGAAACTGGTGTTAATAATGAAGGCCTTAAGGAAATGGTCGAAGGAATAGACGTAGAAACATGGTTAACTGGCACAGTCAGTGACGTTGTTACTGAAAGTTTAAATAGTGAAGCTGTTGCGGATATTCCAATTTTCAATCGTATTCGGGAGTTGAATAAACGAGAAATGATGGCGGTTTACGAATTCCTTGAGCAAAATAATTAG
- a CDS encoding TrkH family potassium uptake protein — translation MWGKVRNWLENLSPAKVITGYYLLAVTISILLFSLPAVFKPGVHVSFIDTVFTAVTVVSDTGLTVFNISETYSVFGYFVIMIVLQFAGLGIMAINTFFWILIGKKVGLRERRLIMVDHNQFALSGLVQMVKEILKIIFLIEILGGIILGLHFLNYYPTWKDAFLHGLFASVTATTNAGMDITGESLAPYAGDYFVQIITIILIILGAIGFPVLIEVKEYLFRRKTDNNLPFRFSLFTKLSTLTYGILLVIGTVLILLFECQHYFKGLSWHKSFFYAFFQAATTRSAGLTTMDITEFTMPTLLVMSIFMFIGGSPTSVGGGIRTTTFALNILFIYHFAKGNRNIKVFNRELHQEDILKSLAITMLATIMCFISVVAISVFDTKPHLIEIVLEVCSAFGTVGLSMGITPDLSIYSKCILMILMFVGRIGLTSFLFIIGGQTKKTKYQYPKERVITG, via the coding sequence ATGTGGGGTAAAGTACGAAATTGGCTGGAAAATCTGTCACCTGCCAAGGTTATTACAGGCTATTATTTGCTCGCGGTAACTATATCTATCCTATTATTTAGTCTCCCTGCTGTTTTTAAACCTGGGGTTCACGTGTCTTTTATCGATACGGTCTTTACTGCTGTTACCGTGGTAAGCGATACAGGTTTAACTGTATTTAATATTTCGGAAACTTATAGTGTATTCGGCTATTTTGTCATTATGATTGTTTTACAGTTTGCAGGACTTGGCATTATGGCGATTAACACTTTTTTTTGGATACTTATAGGAAAAAAGGTTGGTTTGCGCGAACGCCGTCTAATAATGGTCGATCATAACCAGTTCGCATTATCTGGACTCGTTCAAATGGTTAAAGAAATTTTGAAAATTATTTTCCTTATTGAGATTTTAGGAGGAATTATTCTAGGGTTGCATTTTTTAAATTATTATCCAACTTGGAAAGATGCATTTCTTCATGGTTTGTTTGCATCCGTAACTGCGACAACAAACGCTGGAATGGATATCACAGGAGAGTCTCTTGCCCCATATGCTGGTGACTATTTTGTGCAAATCATAACGATTATTTTAATCATTCTTGGTGCAATTGGGTTCCCAGTATTAATTGAAGTGAAGGAATATTTATTCAGAAGAAAAACGGACAATAATTTACCGTTTCGTTTTTCCCTATTTACAAAATTATCGACATTAACATATGGAATTCTTCTCGTTATTGGAACGGTTCTTATTTTGCTTTTTGAATGTCAACATTACTTTAAGGGTTTGTCTTGGCATAAAAGCTTCTTCTATGCTTTTTTCCAAGCAGCAACAACGAGAAGTGCTGGACTTACTACAATGGATATTACCGAATTTACGATGCCAACACTGTTGGTTATGAGTATTTTCATGTTTATCGGTGGTTCCCCTACTTCTGTTGGGGGCGGAATACGGACGACGACATTTGCTTTAAATATATTATTTATTTATCATTTTGCAAAAGGAAATCGTAATATTAAAGTGTTTAATCGCGAGCTTCATCAAGAAGATATATTGAAATCACTAGCTATCACAATGTTAGCTACTATCATGTGCTTTATATCAGTTGTAGCCATCAGTGTTTTTGACACGAAGCCCCATCTTATCGAAATTGTATTAGAAGTTTGTTCCGCATTCGGTACTGTAGGCTTGTCTATGGGGATTACCCCAGATCTCAGCATTTATTCGAAATGTATTCTGATGATTTTGATGTTCGTGGGAAGAATCGGCTTAACTTCATTTTTGTTTATTATAGGTGGTCAAACAAAGAAAACAAAATATCAATATCCAAAAGAGCGAGTTATTACGGGTTAA